A single genomic interval of Bacillus sp. es.036 harbors:
- a CDS encoding XapX domain-containing protein, with product MKTVLIATLTGFLVGLIFAFLKLPIPAPPAFAGIAGIVGIYLGFKAYEWMVGFFSL from the coding sequence ATGAAGACAGTATTAATCGCAACATTAACGGGATTTTTAGTAGGTCTTATTTTTGCTTTCTTAAAACTTCCGATTCCAGCTCCGCCTGCTTTTGCAGGAATTGCTGGTATTGTTGGCATTTACCTTGGGTTTAAAGCGTACGAGTGGATGGTCGGATTTTTTTCATTATAA
- the uvsE gene encoding UV DNA damage repair endonuclease UvsE, producing MQLRFGYVSNALALYEASPARTMTFATWSKLSKEEREAKLLSITETNLNSTLRALHYNIAHEIDLYRMSSSIVPLATHPEATWDYITPFRELFEEIGNLVKKHKLRVSFHPNQFTLFTSPKSHVTENAIGDLKYHVAMLEAMGLDTRSIVNIHIGGAYGDKVETLKRFYKNFDTIPTAIRSHVTLENDDKTYTAKETLEACEQTGVPFIFDYHHHMANPGDGLPDRFFERVYKTWESHGIRPKFHLSSPKSTSAYRSHADYVDSEFAIPFLNMLKEHGEDADIMIEAKKKDLAALQLVEDLSAVRGVKRLNGGSIQWK from the coding sequence ATGCAACTTCGTTTCGGCTATGTATCGAACGCGCTCGCATTATATGAAGCTTCCCCCGCGCGAACGATGACATTTGCGACGTGGTCAAAGCTATCGAAAGAAGAGCGAGAAGCCAAACTGCTCAGTATTACAGAGACGAATTTAAACAGTACGCTTCGAGCGCTTCATTATAATATTGCGCATGAAATTGATCTTTATCGGATGTCTTCATCCATCGTGCCGCTTGCAACGCATCCTGAAGCAACCTGGGATTATATCACGCCTTTTCGAGAACTGTTTGAAGAAATCGGAAATCTAGTTAAGAAGCACAAGCTTCGCGTAAGCTTCCACCCAAATCAATTTACGCTTTTTACAAGTCCCAAATCACACGTAACAGAAAATGCGATTGGCGATCTGAAGTATCATGTCGCCATGTTAGAGGCAATGGGTCTTGACACACGTTCGATCGTCAATATCCATATTGGTGGCGCTTATGGAGATAAAGTGGAGACGTTAAAACGATTTTATAAAAACTTCGATACGATCCCAACTGCCATCCGCTCGCACGTAACGCTTGAAAATGACGACAAAACGTATACTGCAAAAGAAACACTAGAAGCATGTGAGCAAACTGGCGTGCCGTTTATTTTCGACTACCATCATCATATGGCGAATCCAGGCGATGGCCTGCCTGATCGATTCTTCGAGCGAGTGTATAAGACATGGGAATCGCACGGCATTCGACCAAAATTCCACCTCTCTTCCCCAAAATCAACGAGTGCGTATCGCAGTCATGCTGATTATGTGGACAGTGAGTTTGCGATTCCGTTTCTTAACATGTTGAAAGAGCACGGAGAAGATGCAGACATTATGATTGAAGCAAAGAAAAAAGATCTCGCAGCTCTTCAGCTTGTCGAAGATCTTTCAGCCGTTCGCGGTGTAAAGCGACTTAACGGCGGTTCAATTCAATGGAAGTAG
- a CDS encoding alpha/beta fold hydrolase, whose amino-acid sequence MAHIKVDDIDLFYEEKGSGLPLIFLHPPGMGHVVFHEQGKLAEHFRIIVFDMRGHGRSGLGSREFSIALLANDLNLLMEALSIKEAVLIGYSSGGSVAQEFAIQHQAKVAGLLLCGGFSEVSDPFLQAEFRAGKALVHKMKVLSWILAKGHARSEAEFKMLRSYIVSTNPYLLEHFYEKGRRYVCTNKLSALHIPFLHVTGERAFYFHHYQKKYQKYVPHCKLVRVSNAYHELPTKSWRELNQIIYQFATSIELNRR is encoded by the coding sequence TTGGCGCATATAAAGGTAGACGATATTGACTTATTTTATGAAGAGAAAGGGAGCGGGCTGCCGCTAATTTTTCTTCACCCACCGGGTATGGGACATGTTGTGTTTCATGAACAGGGAAAGCTTGCGGAGCATTTTCGCATCATTGTTTTTGATATGCGAGGTCACGGGAGAAGCGGATTAGGTTCAAGGGAATTTTCGATTGCTCTGTTAGCGAATGATTTAAACCTTCTGATGGAGGCACTCAGCATAAAAGAAGCAGTGCTGATCGGCTATTCCAGCGGAGGAAGTGTCGCTCAGGAGTTTGCCATTCAGCATCAAGCAAAAGTAGCCGGACTCCTTTTATGTGGTGGGTTTTCTGAGGTGAGCGATCCATTTCTCCAAGCTGAATTTCGAGCGGGGAAGGCGCTTGTTCATAAGATGAAGGTGCTTTCTTGGATTCTTGCGAAAGGACATGCGAGAAGCGAGGCAGAGTTTAAAATGTTACGTTCGTACATCGTTAGCACGAATCCATACCTGCTTGAGCACTTTTACGAAAAAGGACGTCGTTATGTGTGCACAAACAAACTAAGCGCGCTCCATATACCGTTTCTGCACGTAACGGGAGAGCGCGCCTTTTACTTTCATCATTATCAAAAAAAGTATCAAAAATATGTACCGCACTGTAAACTCGTGCGCGTCTCGAATGCGTATCATGAGCTACCAACAAAATCATGGAGAGAGTTAAATCAGATTATTTATCAGTTTGCTACTTCCATTGAATTGAACCGCCGTTAA
- a CDS encoding DUF1934 domain-containing protein: MSDHPIEITIDSRIQSGKEKESTNYSVQGNLVEKGEALYLRYEESLEIGKVSTTVKIDQEQVTVIRRGALSMRQQFAPGQVSESLYKTPFGAMPMQIRTERIEQLVDKEKLKGRLTLRYLLYLEEDETQRHELSLSWKGASQ; the protein is encoded by the coding sequence ATGAGTGATCATCCGATTGAAATAACGATTGATTCCCGCATTCAGTCAGGGAAAGAGAAAGAGTCTACAAATTATTCCGTTCAGGGAAACCTTGTTGAGAAAGGCGAAGCGCTTTATTTGCGTTATGAAGAAAGCCTGGAGATTGGGAAGGTTTCAACAACGGTAAAAATAGATCAAGAACAAGTGACTGTGATTCGAAGAGGAGCACTTTCCATGCGTCAGCAGTTTGCGCCAGGACAAGTGTCAGAATCTCTTTATAAAACGCCGTTCGGAGCGATGCCGATGCAAATTCGAACAGAACGTATTGAGCAGCTGGTGGACAAGGAGAAGTTGAAGGGTCGTTTAACGCTACGCTATTTGCTTTACCTTGAAGAAGATGAAACGCAGCGACATGAGCTGTCGCTAAGCTGGAAAGGAGCAAGTCAATGA
- the speB gene encoding agmatinase, translating to MKFDEAYSGNVFILSNPSFDESNVVIYGMPMDWTVSFRPGSRFGPGRIREASLGLEEYSPYADRHLEEIRYFDAGDIPLPFGNPQRSIDMIEEYIDSLLEAGKFPLGMGGEHLVTWPILKAFHKKYDDLALIHIDAHADLREEYEGEPLSHSTPVRKICGLIGAENVYSFGIRSGMREEFQFAKESGMHMHKFDVAEPLKKALPTLKGRNVYVTIDIDVLDPAHAPGTGTAEAGGITSKELLEAIAAIAGSEMNVVGADLVEVAPAYDPSEQTPIAASKFIREMLLGWTHKK from the coding sequence ATGAAGTTCGATGAAGCTTATTCAGGTAACGTTTTTATCCTAAGCAATCCGTCTTTTGATGAAAGTAACGTAGTGATCTACGGCATGCCGATGGACTGGACGGTTAGCTTCCGCCCAGGTTCTCGCTTTGGACCAGGTCGCATTCGCGAGGCTTCTCTCGGTCTTGAAGAATATAGTCCTTATGCCGATCGTCATCTTGAAGAAATTCGGTACTTTGATGCAGGCGATATTCCACTTCCATTTGGAAATCCACAGCGAAGCATTGATATGATTGAAGAATACATCGATTCGTTGCTTGAAGCTGGAAAGTTTCCACTTGGTATGGGTGGCGAGCACCTTGTGACGTGGCCAATCCTTAAAGCATTTCATAAGAAGTACGATGATCTTGCATTGATTCACATTGACGCACATGCAGATTTGCGAGAGGAGTATGAAGGCGAACCGCTTTCTCATTCCACACCTGTTCGTAAAATTTGTGGGTTGATTGGTGCAGAGAACGTGTACTCGTTTGGAATTCGCTCTGGCATGCGTGAAGAATTTCAATTTGCGAAAGAGTCTGGCATGCACATGCATAAGTTCGACGTTGCGGAGCCTTTGAAAAAGGCGCTCCCAACGTTAAAAGGACGCAACGTGTACGTTACGATCGATATTGATGTGCTTGACCCTGCTCATGCACCTGGAACAGGCACCGCTGAAGCAGGTGGCATTACATCCAAAGAATTACTTGAAGCGATCGCGGCAATTGCAGGTTCGGAAATGAACGTGGTCGGAGCCGATCTTGTTGAAGTGGCTCCAGCATACGATCCATCTGAACAAACGCCAATTGCAGCTAGTAAATTTATCCGTGAAATGTTGCTTGGCTGGACGCATAAGAAATAA
- the cls gene encoding cardiolipin synthase: MGFFLIIVLVLLLWITIDLHLGNKKRKQASSSQLEMTGNATFIGDGDDFFRKLLSDVDAAVQEIQMMFYIFRDDDTGHMVIDQLCKKAASGVHVYLLVDYGGSHGLKKATINRMRSCGIHFSYSRKISFPKFFTSLNERNHRKITVIDGEIGYVGGFNVGNEYAGKDPKFGYWRDYHLRLTGEAVKGLQDQFLLDWKENHPSSIESTVSPDLQKGNEAIAFHITNGTDVEEAFVSYINKATTSIKIGTPYYIPGQTVQTSLLRALKCGVSVQIILPMRADHPLVKEASYEYLVELIQAGGEVYQYMNGFYHAKVLVIDDSFCDIGTANFDQRSFHINGEINCLLHSPDFVSEIKEVIKKDLLQSERLELKRLQDRTIGNRMLAPIARLFSPFL; encoded by the coding sequence ATGGGGTTCTTTTTGATCATTGTTCTTGTCCTCCTATTATGGATAACGATTGACCTTCACTTGGGCAATAAAAAGAGAAAACAAGCTTCTTCCTCCCAATTAGAGATGACCGGAAATGCCACTTTCATCGGTGATGGAGATGATTTTTTCAGAAAGCTACTTAGTGATGTAGACGCTGCAGTTCAGGAAATCCAAATGATGTTTTATATTTTTCGAGATGACGATACAGGACATATGGTGATTGATCAATTATGCAAAAAAGCTGCTTCGGGTGTGCACGTCTATCTCCTGGTTGACTACGGCGGTAGTCATGGATTAAAAAAAGCCACCATTAACAGAATGAGATCTTGCGGCATTCATTTTTCTTATTCTAGAAAAATATCTTTCCCTAAATTCTTTACTTCTTTAAATGAACGCAATCATCGTAAAATAACAGTTATCGATGGAGAGATTGGCTATGTTGGTGGATTTAATGTAGGAAATGAATATGCGGGAAAGGATCCAAAATTCGGTTATTGGCGAGACTACCATCTTCGGTTAACTGGCGAAGCAGTAAAAGGACTCCAAGATCAATTTCTACTCGATTGGAAAGAAAACCACCCTTCATCTATTGAATCGACTGTTTCACCCGATCTTCAAAAAGGGAATGAGGCGATCGCTTTCCATATTACAAATGGAACTGATGTTGAAGAAGCTTTTGTTTCTTACATTAATAAAGCGACTACATCGATAAAAATCGGCACACCTTATTACATTCCTGGTCAAACGGTTCAAACGAGTCTCTTGCGCGCGCTAAAATGCGGGGTTTCTGTGCAAATCATTTTGCCAATGCGGGCTGATCATCCGCTCGTAAAAGAAGCTTCCTACGAGTACCTAGTTGAACTGATTCAGGCTGGCGGCGAGGTGTATCAATATATGAACGGGTTTTATCATGCAAAAGTATTAGTGATTGATGATAGCTTTTGCGATATAGGCACAGCAAATTTCGATCAGAGAAGTTTTCACATTAATGGCGAGATCAATTGCCTCTTACACTCTCCTGATTTTGTTTCGGAAATCAAAGAGGTTATTAAAAAGGATCTCCTTCAGTCGGAGCGCCTGGAGTTAAAGCGACTTCAAGATCGAACGATTGGGAACCGCATGCTTGCTCCAATCGCACGCCTTTTTAGTCCGTTTCTTTAA
- a CDS encoding acetyl-CoA C-acetyltransferase — protein sequence MGKTVIVSGVRTPFGKFGGALKSIEASKLGGAAIKEALVRAGVEPGDVGEVIMGSVLQGGQGQIPSRQAARYAGIPWEVKTETINKVCASGLRSVTLADQIIRSGDEDVIVAGGMESMSNAPYIMKDARWGMRMGDKQVVDLMVHDGLTCSFDGCHMGVYGNTTAEEYEISREEQDRWATRSQERAVKAMEGGIFAEEIIPVEVPQRKGDPLVVEHDEAPRKGTTEEQLAKLKPVFGADGTITAGNAPGVNDGAGALVLMSEERASKEGKEVMATILAHTAIAVEAKDFPKTPGLVINELLTKAGKSLEEIDLFEINEAFAAVALTSGKIASLDEEKVNVHGGAVALGHPIGASGARILITLIHELKRRGGGIGVAAICSGGGQGDAIMVQV from the coding sequence GTGGGCAAAACGGTCATCGTTAGTGGCGTAAGAACGCCATTTGGAAAATTTGGAGGGGCTTTAAAATCAATTGAAGCATCTAAGCTTGGTGGAGCAGCGATCAAAGAAGCGTTAGTTCGCGCTGGAGTTGAGCCAGGAGATGTTGGTGAAGTGATCATGGGATCGGTGCTTCAAGGTGGTCAGGGACAAATCCCATCGCGTCAGGCTGCAAGATATGCGGGTATTCCGTGGGAAGTGAAAACAGAAACGATTAACAAAGTGTGCGCCTCTGGTCTTCGTAGCGTCACTCTCGCCGATCAGATCATTCGCTCTGGTGATGAAGACGTCATCGTGGCTGGTGGAATGGAATCGATGAGCAACGCGCCATACATCATGAAGGATGCGCGCTGGGGGATGCGAATGGGTGACAAACAAGTGGTTGATCTTATGGTCCATGATGGCTTAACGTGCTCCTTTGATGGCTGTCATATGGGCGTTTATGGAAATACGACTGCTGAAGAATATGAAATTTCTAGAGAAGAGCAGGATCGCTGGGCGACAAGAAGTCAGGAGCGAGCAGTAAAAGCGATGGAAGGGGGCATTTTCGCAGAGGAAATTATCCCTGTAGAAGTGCCACAGCGAAAGGGAGATCCTCTTGTCGTTGAACATGATGAGGCGCCAAGAAAAGGCACAACGGAAGAGCAGCTCGCGAAACTAAAGCCGGTTTTCGGTGCTGACGGAACGATTACTGCGGGGAATGCACCTGGCGTTAATGACGGAGCCGGAGCGCTTGTCCTGATGTCGGAAGAACGCGCTTCGAAAGAAGGAAAAGAAGTGATGGCAACGATTCTTGCGCATACGGCCATTGCCGTTGAAGCAAAGGATTTTCCGAAGACGCCGGGGCTTGTGATCAATGAACTTTTAACGAAAGCAGGAAAATCGCTTGAAGAAATCGATCTTTTTGAAATCAATGAAGCGTTCGCAGCTGTCGCACTAACGAGCGGGAAAATTGCTTCTCTTGATGAAGAAAAGGTGAATGTACACGGGGGCGCAGTGGCACTTGGGCATCCAATTGGCGCAAGCGGTGCGCGCATTTTAATAACGCTTATTCATGAATTGAAACGACGTGGCGGTGGCATCGGGGTAGCGGCGATCTGCAGCGGCGGTGGTCAAGGCGACGCAATCATGGTTCAAGTATAG
- the argS gene encoding arginine--tRNA ligase: MNSVEQKKEQLKEEIKQAVIKANLASESEMPEVILESPKDKAHGDYATNMAMQLARIAKKAPRTIAEDLKANLDMTKAGIKQIDIAGPGFINFFMDTAYLTELIPTILDKGNNYGRSADKNEKIQVEFVSANPTGSLHLGHARGAAVGDTLCNVLDRAGYDVSREYYINDAGNQIHNLTVSLEARYMQALGKEKDMPEDGYQGQDIVQFGKDLVEKEGDRLLQLNDKERYAYFREYGLERELEKLKKDLKEFGVEFDVWFSETSLYQSNKIDNVLAKLKERGETFEQDGATWFRSTTYGDDKDRVLIKGDGSYTYLTPDIAYHQDKLSRGFDKLINIWGADHHGYIPRMKAAIEALGYKREQLEVEIIQMVNLFKDGEKMKMSKRTGKAVTLRELMDEVGIDAMRYFFSMRSSDSHLDFDMDLAVSRSNENPVYYVQYAHARVCSILRQGEEMGLTEDADLSLITSEKEMDLLKKLGELPEAIAEAAEKRMTHRITNYAFELAQALHSFYNAERVLDSEDLAKSAARFKLMQAVRQTIQNTLEMIGVTAPEKM, translated from the coding sequence ATGAACAGTGTCGAACAAAAGAAAGAGCAGTTAAAAGAAGAGATTAAGCAAGCCGTCATCAAAGCGAACCTTGCATCCGAAAGTGAAATGCCTGAAGTGATTCTGGAATCACCGAAAGATAAAGCGCACGGTGATTATGCAACGAACATGGCGATGCAGCTTGCTCGTATTGCTAAGAAAGCACCTCGTACCATTGCAGAAGATCTAAAAGCGAATCTTGATATGACAAAAGCAGGCATTAAACAAATTGATATTGCGGGTCCTGGATTTATTAACTTTTTCATGGATACAGCTTATTTAACAGAGCTCATTCCAACGATTCTTGATAAAGGAAATAACTACGGTCGTTCAGCTGACAAGAATGAAAAAATCCAGGTCGAGTTCGTTTCAGCCAATCCGACTGGAAGCTTGCATCTTGGTCACGCGCGAGGAGCAGCAGTAGGCGATACGCTATGTAACGTACTAGACCGTGCTGGTTATGATGTATCACGTGAATATTACATCAATGACGCTGGAAACCAGATTCATAACCTTACTGTATCTCTTGAAGCGCGCTACATGCAGGCACTTGGAAAAGAAAAAGACATGCCTGAAGATGGCTATCAAGGACAGGATATCGTGCAGTTCGGGAAAGACCTTGTTGAGAAAGAAGGCGATCGTCTCCTTCAACTTAATGACAAAGAGCGCTATGCTTATTTCCGTGAATATGGCCTTGAGCGCGAGCTTGAAAAGCTTAAAAAAGATTTGAAGGAATTTGGCGTTGAATTTGATGTCTGGTTCTCTGAAACATCTCTTTATCAATCAAACAAGATCGATAACGTTCTTGCGAAGTTAAAAGAGCGCGGTGAAACGTTTGAGCAGGACGGTGCAACTTGGTTCCGCTCAACCACTTACGGCGACGACAAAGATCGCGTTTTGATTAAAGGTGACGGCTCTTATACGTACTTAACGCCGGATATCGCTTACCACCAGGATAAGCTATCTCGCGGTTTTGATAAGTTGATCAATATCTGGGGAGCAGACCATCACGGTTACATCCCAAGAATGAAAGCAGCCATTGAAGCGCTTGGCTATAAGCGTGAGCAGCTTGAAGTGGAAATCATTCAGATGGTGAATCTCTTTAAAGACGGCGAGAAAATGAAGATGAGTAAACGAACAGGGAAAGCCGTTACCCTTCGTGAATTAATGGATGAAGTGGGCATCGATGCGATGCGCTATTTCTTCTCCATGAGAAGCTCGGATTCACATCTTGATTTTGATATGGATCTTGCTGTATCTCGTTCGAACGAAAACCCTGTGTACTACGTGCAGTATGCGCATGCTCGCGTGTGTAGCATTCTTCGTCAAGGCGAAGAAATGGGCTTAACAGAAGACGCAGATCTTTCTCTAATTACATCTGAGAAAGAAATGGACCTTCTTAAGAAGCTCGGTGAACTTCCTGAGGCAATTGCAGAAGCAGCGGAGAAGCGCATGACGCACCGCATCACAAACTATGCATTTGAGCTTGCTCAGGCGCTTCACAGTTTCTATAATGCGGAACGCGTGCTGGATTCAGAAGATCTTGCGAAAAGCGCAGCACGCTTTAAGCTGATGCAGGCCGTTCGTCAAACGATTCAAAACACGCTTGAGATGATCGGCGTCACAGCTCCAGAAAAAATGTAA
- a CDS encoding heterodisulfide reductase-related iron-sulfur binding cluster, which translates to MDVLLIANWVAFILVTAYALFLFGYVVKTRYEYIKLGKKAEFDHSMKERLEAILVKVFGQKKLLKDKKSGTIHVMMFYGFLLVQFGAIDMIVKGLSPGSHLPLGPLYPAFTFFQELVTLMILTAVVWAFYRRYIEAIARLKKGFKAGLVLLFIGLLMISVLFAGGMEIIWHDAGYSWSAPVASGIAFLFSWINETAAIALFFFFWWIHLLVLLTFMVYVPQSKHAHLIAGPVNVFLGRTHKVGQLSSINFEDESQETYGVNTIEDFNQKQLVDLYACVECGRCTNMCPATATGKILSPMDLIVKLRDHLTEKGAAVTSRTPWVPAYAFSNTAGNQIAYQSREQQETAAAAEGLVSGDLIGNVITEEEIWACTTCRNCEDQCPVENEHVDKIIDMRRHLVLMEGKMDSDVQRAITNIERQGNPWGISRKERENWRDLRDDIVVPTVKEKEKAGEEFEYLFWVGSMGSYDNRSQKIAASFAKIMNEAGISFAILGNKEKNSGDTPRRVGNEFLFQDLAQKNIETFQKHNITKIVTIDPHAYNSLKNEYPEFGLEAEVYHHTELLYDWIKEGKLKPKHEVNERITYHDSCYLGRYNEVYDPPREILRSIPGVEVIEMDRNRENGMCCGAGGGLMWTEEDTGSRINVTRTEQALSVKPSVIGSACPYCLTMMSDGTKAKEVEEEVATLDIVEILERSIVQKKAVLQ; encoded by the coding sequence ATGGATGTTTTATTGATCGCTAACTGGGTTGCTTTCATTCTTGTAACCGCTTACGCACTGTTTTTGTTTGGGTATGTTGTCAAGACGCGATACGAATACATTAAGCTTGGAAAGAAAGCAGAATTTGATCATTCCATGAAAGAACGACTAGAAGCGATTCTAGTTAAGGTATTTGGGCAAAAGAAATTACTAAAAGATAAGAAGAGTGGAACCATCCATGTGATGATGTTCTACGGTTTCCTTCTCGTTCAATTTGGTGCCATCGATATGATTGTAAAAGGTCTATCGCCGGGGTCACACCTTCCTCTTGGACCGCTTTATCCAGCGTTTACGTTTTTCCAGGAGCTCGTGACGCTCATGATTTTAACAGCGGTAGTATGGGCATTCTATCGTCGCTATATTGAAGCCATTGCTCGATTGAAAAAAGGCTTTAAAGCAGGACTTGTCCTCTTATTTATCGGTCTTCTTATGATTTCCGTCCTATTTGCAGGCGGTATGGAAATCATTTGGCATGATGCAGGTTACTCGTGGAGCGCACCAGTAGCTTCAGGAATTGCGTTCCTGTTCTCATGGATCAATGAAACAGCAGCGATTGCGCTATTCTTCTTTTTCTGGTGGATCCACTTGCTCGTGCTACTAACGTTCATGGTGTACGTACCGCAATCGAAACATGCTCACTTAATTGCTGGTCCAGTGAACGTTTTTCTTGGTCGAACGCACAAAGTCGGTCAGCTTTCATCCATTAACTTTGAAGATGAAAGTCAAGAAACATACGGCGTCAATACGATTGAAGATTTTAACCAAAAGCAGCTCGTTGATCTGTACGCTTGTGTAGAATGTGGCCGCTGTACAAATATGTGCCCTGCTACTGCAACAGGAAAAATACTTTCTCCGATGGATTTAATTGTTAAGCTACGTGATCATCTAACGGAAAAAGGGGCAGCCGTCACATCAAGAACACCTTGGGTTCCAGCGTATGCCTTCTCAAACACAGCTGGAAATCAAATCGCTTACCAATCCCGTGAACAGCAGGAAACAGCTGCAGCAGCAGAAGGACTTGTAAGCGGAGATTTAATTGGGAACGTCATTACGGAAGAAGAAATTTGGGCTTGTACAACGTGCCGTAACTGTGAAGATCAATGTCCGGTTGAGAATGAGCACGTTGATAAGATCATTGACATGCGTCGTCATCTTGTCTTAATGGAAGGGAAGATGGATAGCGATGTTCAGCGAGCAATCACGAACATTGAACGACAAGGTAACCCGTGGGGCATTAGCCGGAAAGAGCGTGAGAACTGGCGCGACCTACGAGACGATATCGTTGTACCAACGGTAAAAGAAAAAGAAAAAGCAGGGGAAGAATTTGAATACCTCTTCTGGGTTGGCTCAATGGGCTCTTACGATAACCGTAGCCAGAAGATTGCTGCTTCTTTTGCGAAAATCATGAATGAAGCAGGCATTTCATTCGCAATTCTTGGAAATAAAGAAAAGAACTCTGGCGATACCCCACGACGTGTAGGAAACGAGTTCTTATTCCAGGACCTTGCTCAGAAAAACATTGAAACGTTCCAGAAGCATAACATTACGAAAATCGTGACGATCGATCCTCATGCTTATAACTCTCTCAAAAATGAGTATCCAGAGTTTGGGCTTGAAGCAGAGGTTTATCACCATACAGAATTATTGTATGACTGGATTAAAGAAGGAAAACTGAAGCCGAAGCACGAAGTAAACGAGAGAATCACCTATCATGATTCCTGTTACCTCGGCCGTTACAACGAAGTGTACGATCCACCACGTGAAATTCTTCGCAGTATTCCAGGCGTTGAAGTCATCGAGATGGACCGCAACCGCGAAAACGGTATGTGCTGTGGCGCAGGTGGTGGTTTGATGTGGACAGAAGAAGACACAGGCTCTCGTATTAACGTAACGAGAACCGAGCAGGCACTAAGTGTGAAACCATCCGTTATCGGAAGCGCATGTCCATATTGCTTAACGATGATGAGTGATGGGACGAAAGCGAAAGAAGTAGAAGAAGAAGTAGCAACACTTGATATCGTCGAGATTTTAGAACGCTCGATTGTTCAAAAGAAAGCCGTTCTCCAATAG